TATCCATATTTGAAACATCTACCTCCTCTATATATTGTACATCGAATACCCATTATACCATATATATGGTATTTCTCCACATAAAAAATTGATTTAGAATAAATATTCTAAATCAATTTTTCTTTGCCTAACCTATTATATACTATAAAGATTTCATAATCAATCTTCTACTCATATAGGTTTTTTCTTTTTTTATATTTACTTAAGTTCGCTTTCAAAGCTATGGCAATCTGTTTCTTGTTGATTTCTTGCCTGAGCTGCATTTTTTGTGACTTGAATTTTATCAAGTGAGCAATAATCTTGGTTTTTAGCATGATATTTACATTCTTCAACTGTACATCCTATACTGTTGTTTATTTTCATCATAGTCACCTCCAATTCTCAATTGTAGTATGACTATTTTCTATGTAAATTATTCAATGCAATCATTACAATTTTAGTTTGTTTTCAGTACCTTTTATAAGCCGCCCAATATTTGCTCTGTGCTTATAGATGGCAATAACAGAGATAATAAATGCAAAAATGAAATTTTGAATCCCCCTTGAAAAGACTAGATTAACCAAAGGAAAAATTGCCATACCACAAATGGATCCAAGAGAAACGTATTTGCTCACTGCTATAATAATAATTCCAATAGCAATACAAATTAACGCTATTATAGGGTCATATACTAAGAACACGCCAATAGAAGTTGCAATGCCTTTTCCTCCTCTAAAACCCATTAGT
The DNA window shown above is from Alkalibaculum bacchi and carries:
- the plsY gene encoding glycerol-3-phosphate 1-O-acyltransferase PlsY; its protein translation is MKDIIIVIICYLIGNISFSFLLTKLKLKKDIREFGSGNAGTTNVLRVLGKKYAVMVLMGDVLKGVVAVLIGRLFGSSQVVTILCGLAVVIGHNWPALMGFRGGKGIATSIGVFLVYDPIIALICIAIGIIIIAVSKYVSLGSICGMAIFPLVNLVFSRGIQNFIFAFIISVIAIYKHRANIGRLIKGTENKLKL
- a CDS encoding DUF1540 domain-containing protein, giving the protein MKINNSIGCTVEECKYHAKNQDYCSLDKIQVTKNAAQARNQQETDCHSFESELK